TTGTTCCTAACATCAGGATCTTATCTGGTCAAAAGCTTTTTGAAAGTGAAAACTATATTTAAATCTAATTCAAGATCCGAAAATAACTTGGTATTTCCGACTAAAATCTCACCATGCCAACCTTAAAGATGCGTTTGAATCTAGTCACTGGGATGAGTATTCTCAACTTCATTGTACTAGGTGTTCCTGCTTTAGCTGAAATATCAGAACCTACGAATGTCCGGGTTGAACGGACTGATACCCCAATGGGACAAGTCACTTCTGTGTCTCAGCTAAAAGATGTCCAACCAACAGATTGGGCTTTTGCTGCATTACAGTCTTTAGTTGAGCGATATGGTTGCATTGCCGGATATCCAGGAAACTTCTACCAGGGTAATCGGGCTTTGACAAGATATGAGTTTGCCGCTGGGTTAAATGCTTGTTTGCAGCGAGTTAACGAACTGATTGCCACGGCAACTTCTGACTTAGTTCATACAGAAGATTTAGTCACGATTAAGCGTCTGCAAAAGGAATTTGCGGCAGAACTAACCACGCTGCGGGGTCGTGTAGATAGTTTAGAAAGCCATACGGCACAACTAGAGGCAAATCAGTTCTCCACAACCACCAAACTCAGTGGTCAAGTAATCATTGCGGCGAACTCAGGAACATTTTCTGGAGAACGCATCATTAGCGCTACAGGTCAAGAAATTGCTCGTTCTAACCCCAATACTACGGTGCTTTATCGAGTTGCTTTAGACTTAGATACAAGCTTTTTTGGTACAGACCAGTTAAAAATCCGCATTGATACGGGCAGCTATAATGGTAACGATAATGCGGCAGGATTGTTAGAGCCGACCTTTGGTAGTGTTCTAGACTACTCAGTTAAACCACCCACTAATAACAACCTGGGGCTAGCACGGCTATATTACACTTTTAAGCCATTATCAGACTTAGCGGTGTCTGTGGGCCCAGAGATTCGGACTACAGATTATGTTGACCGCAACAGCTACGCTTACCTAAGCTTTCGAGACTTTAGCACTTTGGCATTTGTAAACAACTATATTCTTTTCCCTGTGAACGGCCCAAGTGCAGGTGCAGCAATTGATTGGAACCCCGGAGCAGGAGCATTGACTGTACGGGCTTTGTATGCAGCAGCAGAAGCAGCCAATCCAGGTAATCAGGGAATTATCAGAGGTGCAGCGCCGTTTACTCAGTTGTTGTATCCTAATGCTGGTGGCGAACAAGGTTTATTTGGGGATACCTATCAAGGTACTGTTGAACTAGAGTATGCACCATCGAGAGCTTTTGCTGTTCGCCTCCAATATAGTGGCGGAGAATTATTTAATAACCACTATGATGCCTTCGGTGCAAATTTTGAGTTTGCTTTTTCACCGAAAATCGCTATATTTGGTCGCTACGGCTATGGTAATTACAATAACACTAACTTTGGTGACATTAAACCTAATTATTGGATGGCGGGGGTGGCATTTCCAGACTTGTTTTCTCCAGGGGCTTTAGCTGGTATTGCAGTTGGTCAACCCTTTATTGCTAATGAGATTGGTAATAGTACTCAAACTAACTTTGAAGGATTCTACAACTTTAGAGTGAGCGACAACATCCAAGTTAGTCCTTCAATTCAGGTAATTAGTAATTCTGCCAATCAGAATGCCAATGGTGCCATCGTTACAGGCACTCTCCGAACAGTTTTTTCTTTCTAGTTGATATGAATTTATGAAAATATTACCCCAAAAAACAAATGACTCGCCCCGAAAACCGCCCTACTCTCCCTGAAGTTCACCGCAGTATTAGAATTCCTAATAGTAAAAGCTTTTGGCGTAAGATGCTGGCTTATGCAGGGCCAGGGTATCTGGTTTCAGTCGGATATATTGACCCTGGAAATTGGGCAACAGATATCGCTGGGGGGTCGAAGTTTGGCTATACTTTATTGACAGTAATTTTGTTGTCAAACCTGATGGCAATATTGTTGCAATCCCTATGTGTGCGTTTAGGTGTTGCTACAGGACAAGATTTAGCACAGGCTTGTCGAGACTATTTCAGTCAAAGGGTGAGCTTTTGTTTGTGGGTATTGTGTGAGATTGCGATCGCAGCTTGCGATCTGGCAGAATTATTAGGTAGTGCGATCGCATTACAACTTTTATTTGGTATTCCTTTAATATGGGGCGTTTGCATCACAGCCCTGGATGTTCTGGTATTGCTATTTTTGCAACATAAAGGCTTTCGTTCTACAGAAGCCTTGGTAATAATGTTGGTAGCAACTGTAGGCTTCTGTTTTATAGCAGAAATTATCTTCTCCCATCCCGATATGGGAGGCATCATTTTTGGATATCTGCCCAAGGGAGAAATTTTACAGAATCCAGAAATGCTCTACATTGCCATTGGCATTTTAGGCGCAACAGTGATGCCTCATAACTTATATTTACACTCATCTATTGTACAAACACGCGATTGGCAACCAACTTCTCAAAAAAGATGGGAAGCAATTAAGTTTGGCACATTTGATTCAACTTTCGCTCTATCATTAGCACTGTTTATTAATTCAGCAATTTTAATTATATCTGCGGCGACATTTCATTTTTCGGGAAATCAGAATATAGCAGAAATTCAAGATGCTTACAAACTGCTTTCACCATTATTAGGAGTTAGTGCTGCTAGTGCTATTTTTGGCATTGCTTTACTTGCTTCCGGTCAAAGTTCAACACTGACTGCCACCCTCGCCGGACAGATTGTCATGGAAGGCTTTTTACAATTTCGTTTTCCATCCTGGTTACGGCGTTTAATTACCCGTTTGCTTGCCATCATTCCCGCGTTGATTACAATTATTATCTTTGGGGAACGTAGCACAAGTAGCCTTATAGTTTTAAGTCAAGTTATCCTCAGTTTGCAGTTACCATTTGCAGTAATTCCTTTGGTGATATTTACAAGCGATCGCCGCTTAATGGGTGAGTTTGTAAATCCGTTATGGCTCAAATTTTTAGCTTGGGTAATTGCTATTATTATCGTTGGGTTAAATGTTTGGTTGCTATTACAAATTACTATAGATTGTTTAGCTTTTAATCTTTAATAATAATTTGTTGAACCACAGAGGCGCAGAGAACACAGAGAAAAGAGAAATTATTGCCCCAAAATTTTATTTTATCTACCTTGAAAGGGCTAGTCCTATAAGTCAATACAGTTCAGTTAAGGCTAAAACTCTTTGTCAAACTCAATTTTTTTAACGAACCGCATTCGCGTAGCGTCTCGTTAGAGAAGAACGCCAAGGACGCAGAGAGAAGAAAGAAATGCTTAATATCATGTCCGCTTGATTACTTATTAAACTCGAAGAACCCCACCCCGCCAAAGCTATGCTTTGTTTCCCCTCCCCTTACTAAGGCTACGGTGTACACACATCTCTGTAGAAACCCAAAATCGTTGGAGATCCCCCTAAATCCCCCTTAAAAAGGGGGACTTTAAGAGACTTTTGCCCCCCAATTTATCGGGGGGTTGGGGGGATAAAAAGCCTATGAGGCCACTCTCAAAGACTTGTGTGTACACCGTAGCTTTACTAAGGGGAGGGGTGCAATGACTGTGGGAATCATAACTAATTACCCGAACATGATATAACTCAAGCGTATTGTGCTATAAGTAACTAGACGACATTAGTTTGTAGTGAAAACTAAAGTCTTCACTACAAACCTTTAATTATTTACGCTGTTCTACTTATCTTGATATGGCTCCTGATGGTTAGCTTATTGACCACTTAGGTGGGTTAGCTATTGACCATTTAGGGGCAAATCCAGTTTTTACCCTTTGTCTAGCTTCAGGATGTTCAGCAAAGTGCTTCTTCATCGTATTGGGTGGAATTAGTCTTTTACCTTCACTAACAGTAAATACTGAGGCGGAGTTGGGGACAGCAATTGTGGGATTAAATACAGGATTCACATCCATAAAAATCCGCAGTTCTGAGAATTTATCCCCTTCTACACGAAAGATATCAAAACAAGGAAGTGTAATAACTGAGCCATCTTTACGCCAGTAGGTAACATCCATTTCTACAAATACTACATCACCAACTTCCCAGATCATTTTGATGTCGTGATAAACAGCAGAAATACCACTAAAGAACGCGTCCGCAGATTTCTTAATTGCTGCTTTATCAAAACACACATCAAAGTTACCAAACTGATAAACTGGTGTGTCGGTAAAAAAGGTTATAAATCCTTCCGAATCAAACGCCTCACCTCTGGAGAATAAGCGCTTCACCAAGTCTGTTGTCGCACCTGGAAATTTTTCGGAAGTAGATTTACTGGCATTAGCTGCTATTTGGCCATTAAAAACTGAAGTTTGTAATCTATTTTCTTGCTGCTCGGCAACAGTTTTTAAGTTCAAAACAATCTGCTTAACTGCTTCGGCAATGTTTTCTTGAATTTTTTGAGCAACCTTGCGACCCTCTTCATTATAAGGTTCCCAGTCCCAGGTATAGCTAATTACTAAAGGTTCATGAGGATTATTACTAGCAGGACGGACAACTGCATTCACTCCCTGACCAATGAATAAAGGATTATTGACTAAGGTGTGTCGGATTTTTCCAGTTTTTTCATTCCAAGTTATTTTTTCCTCAACTGTGATATTGAGAACTTTTATTTCCCGCAGTAGTCCATTGTCATATCTCTCAAGAATTTTGTAATTGTGAGCTTCTGGATTGTAGCTGCCTGGGTTTTCAATGTTGTCCAGCAACACATTCCAAACAGTTGATAATGAAGCATTTACAGCACTGCTAAATGTAGCATAAACTCTTTCTGATATCTCTATCTGTTGAGAAGATTGAGAATTTAAAACAGCGAAATGTGTATTGTTTGCCATATTGTATTCCTTTTGTGCGTTAGCAAAATGTTGTTTAACTGTGCGAGTAGCTTGGTTGAATTCTAATTGTTCTCCATTTGGCCCTTTACAGTAGAACAATGCCCAACCTTCTAATTCACCAAAGTCTTCTTCTGGTTGACGATCTGCATTTAATGAATCTGGCTCTTGCCAAAATTTAGAAGAATTATATTTGAGGGCAACTTTTCTTCTTTCTTCTTCAGATTTTACTCGAATTACGCGATTACAAACAACATTTTTCATCCCGCGTATTTGGCACTCATCTTCTAAGAT
This genomic interval from Nostoc sp. KVJ3 contains the following:
- a CDS encoding iron uptake porin, with the translated sequence MPTLKMRLNLVTGMSILNFIVLGVPALAEISEPTNVRVERTDTPMGQVTSVSQLKDVQPTDWAFAALQSLVERYGCIAGYPGNFYQGNRALTRYEFAAGLNACLQRVNELIATATSDLVHTEDLVTIKRLQKEFAAELTTLRGRVDSLESHTAQLEANQFSTTTKLSGQVIIAANSGTFSGERIISATGQEIARSNPNTTVLYRVALDLDTSFFGTDQLKIRIDTGSYNGNDNAAGLLEPTFGSVLDYSVKPPTNNNLGLARLYYTFKPLSDLAVSVGPEIRTTDYVDRNSYAYLSFRDFSTLAFVNNYILFPVNGPSAGAAIDWNPGAGALTVRALYAAAEAANPGNQGIIRGAAPFTQLLYPNAGGEQGLFGDTYQGTVELEYAPSRAFAVRLQYSGGELFNNHYDAFGANFEFAFSPKIAIFGRYGYGNYNNTNFGDIKPNYWMAGVAFPDLFSPGALAGIAVGQPFIANEIGNSTQTNFEGFYNFRVSDNIQVSPSIQVISNSANQNANGAIVTGTLRTVFSF
- a CDS encoding Nramp family divalent metal transporter, encoding MTRPENRPTLPEVHRSIRIPNSKSFWRKMLAYAGPGYLVSVGYIDPGNWATDIAGGSKFGYTLLTVILLSNLMAILLQSLCVRLGVATGQDLAQACRDYFSQRVSFCLWVLCEIAIAACDLAELLGSAIALQLLFGIPLIWGVCITALDVLVLLFLQHKGFRSTEALVIMLVATVGFCFIAEIIFSHPDMGGIIFGYLPKGEILQNPEMLYIAIGILGATVMPHNLYLHSSIVQTRDWQPTSQKRWEAIKFGTFDSTFALSLALFINSAILIISAATFHFSGNQNIAEIQDAYKLLSPLLGVSAASAIFGIALLASGQSSTLTATLAGQIVMEGFLQFRFPSWLRRLITRLLAIIPALITIIIFGERSTSSLIVLSQVILSLQLPFAVIPLVIFTSDRRLMGEFVNPLWLKFLAWVIAIIIVGLNVWLLLQITIDCLAFNL
- a CDS encoding AtaL-like protein, coding for MNAATEKANYAIRDRGGKVAFYVLLWKRKGISLELFDDYWRNVHGPLCARLPGQHQYWQFHLANNHDGSLWPRVPGIDYTYQPEDQCDGIAELTFETESDRQAFFQSSDPVIADEHNLFSKAVGYNTNYGNSQTFIDGIPTGEPNGKVDGLKFHVMVKKADDVNLAAFRQHLTGYFTPTILQSDAVLKFRLHLFDEIDNSRPNITGVSHLEPLDKQYQAAFEIAFENPLKMEAFFASPEYAAAFKDLAKYVKQILPLPERSAYTFVYNGKLTLAGQWSSNVADLIVKVGATNQLKLDIVSLMNGKEAVKPGLGHYLQGVQHIGVTVQDMEKSLEFYTEVLGGKIVVVENNLMGDAMQNTLFQKEELDALAQGVDLKTFGIPSLRDAKEALDIKFISFGNTCIELIYFRDAATQNPHNSSVARIPSHIGHVNAMHLSFHVKDDVDLNVFANILEDECQIRGMKNVVCNRVIRVKSEEERRKVALKYNSSKFWQEPDSLNADRQPEEDFGELEGWALFYCKGPNGEQLEFNQATRTVKQHFANAQKEYNMANNTHFAVLNSQSSQQIEISERVYATFSSAVNASLSTVWNVLLDNIENPGSYNPEAHNYKILERYDNGLLREIKVLNITVEEKITWNEKTGKIRHTLVNNPLFIGQGVNAVVRPASNNPHEPLVISYTWDWEPYNEEGRKVAQKIQENIAEAVKQIVLNLKTVAEQQENRLQTSVFNGQIAANASKSTSEKFPGATTDLVKRLFSRGEAFDSEGFITFFTDTPVYQFGNFDVCFDKAAIKKSADAFFSGISAVYHDIKMIWEVGDVVFVEMDVTYWRKDGSVITLPCFDIFRVEGDKFSELRIFMDVNPVFNPTIAVPNSASVFTVSEGKRLIPPNTMKKHFAEHPEARQRVKTGFAPKWSIANPPKWSIS